A window of the Stigmatella aurantiaca genome harbors these coding sequences:
- a CDS encoding aldo/keto reductase, whose product MTRRPLGNTGLEVAPLGFGAGPVGSETLSDTEAEALLHGVLDAGINLLDTAPSYGRSEERIGRVLASRRREALVSTKCGYGVPGVEDWTGPCITLGIERALERLCTDVIDLVHFHSCPVEVLERPGVVDALQRAVQQGKVRVAAYSGDNAPLEWALRSGVFGSVQLSVNVFDQGAIAHSLTLARERGLGVIAKRPLANAVWRHSERPQAPDLSTYWDRMHILSLDPEGLEPAEVALRFTAFTPGVTSCIVGTTRLDNLQRNLRALEKGPLPEAQVERLRGAFQRRGQGWQGLV is encoded by the coding sequence GTGACACGTCGACCGCTCGGCAATACGGGCTTGGAGGTCGCTCCACTGGGTTTTGGAGCCGGCCCGGTGGGCAGCGAGACACTGTCGGACACTGAGGCCGAGGCGCTGCTGCACGGCGTGCTGGACGCGGGCATCAACCTGCTCGACACGGCGCCGAGCTACGGACGCTCCGAGGAGCGCATCGGCCGGGTGCTGGCGAGCCGGCGGCGTGAGGCCTTGGTCTCCACCAAGTGCGGCTATGGGGTACCAGGCGTGGAGGACTGGACGGGGCCGTGCATCACCCTGGGCATCGAGCGGGCGCTGGAGCGGCTGTGCACCGATGTCATCGATCTGGTGCATTTCCATTCCTGCCCGGTGGAGGTGCTTGAGCGGCCCGGCGTGGTGGACGCGTTACAGCGTGCCGTGCAGCAGGGCAAGGTGCGCGTGGCCGCGTACTCGGGCGACAACGCCCCGCTGGAGTGGGCGCTGCGCTCGGGTGTCTTCGGCTCAGTGCAGCTGTCCGTCAACGTGTTCGACCAGGGCGCGATCGCGCACTCCCTGACCCTGGCGCGCGAGCGGGGCCTCGGCGTCATCGCCAAGCGCCCCCTGGCCAACGCCGTCTGGCGCCACTCCGAGAGGCCCCAGGCGCCTGATCTCTCCACGTACTGGGACCGGATGCACATCCTGTCGTTGGACCCCGAGGGGCTCGAGCCTGCGGAGGTGGCCCTGCGCTTCACCGCCTTCACCCCCGGGGTGACCAGTTGCATCGTGGGCACCACGCGGCTGGACAACCTCCAGCGCAACCTGCGCGCCCTGGAGAAGGGCCCCCTGCCCGAGGCCCAAGTGGAGCGGCTGCGCGGTGCGTTCCAGCGGCGCGGCCAGGGGTGGCAAGGGCTTGTCTGA
- a CDS encoding nuclear transport factor 2 family protein gives MATDPIRSWHAYMAAPAREVLDALLADHVVFLSPAVHTPQEGKAVTMKYLIAATEVLGNPSFRYVGEWRRERSAVLEFECTLDGGIQVNGVDMIEWDETGRITRFKVMLRPMKALNAVVSAMGAALARLG, from the coding sequence ATGGCGACTGATCCGATCCGTAGCTGGCACGCATATATGGCCGCACCGGCGCGCGAGGTGCTCGACGCGCTGCTCGCCGACCACGTCGTCTTCCTGAGCCCCGCGGTGCACACGCCGCAGGAGGGCAAGGCGGTGACGATGAAGTATCTCATCGCCGCCACCGAGGTTCTTGGAAACCCCTCCTTCCGCTACGTCGGAGAGTGGCGCCGCGAGCGCTCCGCGGTGCTGGAGTTCGAGTGCACGCTCGACGGCGGCATCCAGGTCAACGGCGTCGATATGATCGAATGGGACGAGACCGGCCGCATCACCCGCTTCAAGGTCATGCTCCGGCCGATGAAGGCGCTCAACGCGGTGGTGTCCGCGATGGGCGCGGCGCTGGCGCGGCTGGGATAG
- the bla gene encoding subclass B3 metallo-beta-lactamase — protein sequence MTRKTPLLAAALVALLCAPAFAQKLPAKPAAKQPSQREIWNAPAEPFHVIDNVYSVGTAGLAAYLFKTQEGLILLDAALPESAPGIEANIQKLGFKLSDVKILLNSHAHFDHSGGLAQLKKDTGAKLYAMEGDVSALEGGFYLGSESDKSLNTPPVKVDKVLRDGEMVSLGGVTLKAHLTPGHSRGCTSWGQTVQHQGKPYELLVFCSATVAANRITPPLQYPGIVEDYRGTFAKAKAMKVDVFLAPHPEFFDMAGKRAKLKDGAPNPFINPNEFKPFIEKLEAAFEKSLAGQ from the coding sequence ATGACACGGAAGACGCCGCTTCTCGCCGCCGCACTGGTGGCTTTGCTCTGCGCTCCTGCCTTCGCACAGAAGCTCCCCGCCAAGCCTGCCGCGAAGCAACCCTCGCAGCGCGAGATCTGGAACGCTCCGGCGGAGCCCTTCCACGTCATCGACAATGTCTACTCCGTGGGCACCGCGGGGCTCGCCGCATACCTCTTCAAGACCCAGGAGGGACTGATCCTCCTGGACGCCGCGCTCCCGGAATCCGCCCCTGGGATCGAAGCCAACATCCAGAAGCTCGGCTTCAAGCTCTCGGACGTGAAGATCCTCCTCAACAGCCATGCCCATTTTGATCACTCGGGCGGCCTGGCCCAGTTGAAGAAGGACACCGGCGCCAAGCTCTACGCCATGGAGGGCGATGTCTCGGCGCTCGAGGGCGGCTTCTATCTCGGCAGCGAGAGCGACAAGTCCCTGAACACGCCGCCCGTGAAGGTCGACAAGGTGCTCCGCGATGGCGAGATGGTCAGCCTGGGCGGCGTCACGCTCAAGGCTCACCTCACGCCCGGCCACAGCCGCGGCTGCACGTCCTGGGGCCAGACGGTGCAACACCAGGGCAAGCCCTACGAGCTGCTGGTCTTCTGCTCGGCCACCGTCGCCGCCAACCGCATCACCCCGCCGCTGCAGTATCCCGGCATCGTCGAGGACTACCGGGGGACCTTCGCCAAAGCGAAGGCGATGAAGGTCGACGTCTTCCTCGCCCCGCACCCGGAGTTCTTCGACATGGCCGGCAAGCGCGCGAAGCTGAAGGACGGCGCCCCCAACCCCTTCATCAACCCCAACGAGTTCAAGCCCTTCATCGAGAAGCTGGAGGCCGCTTTCGAGAAGTCCCTCGCCGGCCAGTAG
- a CDS encoding GAF domain-containing sensor histidine kinase — translation MKFLGELDPVATRRTQACNQRLTDPNRLKAIRDTGLMDTPCEETFDRLARLAAQILRVPLTIVSLVDAERQFFKADYGLPSPFKETRTLPIDASLCRYTLEGEPIISSNALADPFLKFHPSTGPWGIVAIIVLPLINADGHVLGTFCAIQPSVREWTDHDLTVMRELTASIMTEINLREQILKMKAEQNLRETFVAALTHDLRTPLASSKLHVQLLGRRHADMPTVQSAVTRVTQSLDRAERMIQDLLDASAIKAGRLTSLKMSPCEVHEITAQALQELAAVHGERFVLRAEGELQMVADSNGLRRIVENLASNAVKYGSPDTPIEVVLGRSDDEVTLRVKNRGNPIPESELRTIFEPFHRTRSAKDSSQKGWGLGLPLVRGLAEAHGGTVTVTSSFQDGTCFTVTLPSAPPQGAVH, via the coding sequence ATGAAGTTCTTGGGCGAGCTCGATCCCGTGGCAACGCGGCGGACGCAGGCGTGCAACCAGCGCCTCACCGATCCCAACCGTCTGAAGGCGATCCGGGACACAGGGCTGATGGACACGCCTTGCGAGGAGACCTTTGACCGCCTCGCGCGCCTGGCGGCTCAGATTCTGCGCGTCCCCTTGACCATCGTGTCCCTGGTGGACGCCGAGCGGCAATTCTTCAAGGCGGACTACGGCCTCCCGTCGCCGTTCAAAGAGACTCGAACGTTGCCGATCGATGCCTCGCTTTGCCGCTACACGCTCGAAGGCGAGCCGATCATCTCATCGAATGCGCTGGCCGACCCGTTCCTGAAGTTTCACCCGTCGACCGGCCCCTGGGGGATCGTGGCCATCATCGTGCTCCCGTTGATCAACGCTGACGGGCACGTGCTGGGAACCTTCTGCGCCATCCAGCCCAGTGTGCGCGAGTGGACCGATCATGATCTCACGGTCATGCGGGAGCTGACCGCATCCATCATGACGGAGATCAACCTCCGTGAGCAGATCCTCAAGATGAAGGCCGAGCAGAATCTCCGGGAGACGTTCGTCGCGGCGCTGACCCATGATCTGCGCACGCCCCTGGCGTCTTCCAAGCTGCACGTGCAACTTCTCGGAAGACGCCACGCAGACATGCCCACCGTCCAGTCGGCGGTGACCCGGGTCACCCAAAGCCTGGACCGCGCCGAGCGCATGATCCAGGACTTGCTGGACGCAAGCGCCATCAAAGCCGGAAGGCTGACGTCACTGAAGATGAGCCCGTGCGAGGTCCATGAGATTACCGCTCAGGCCCTGCAGGAGCTCGCGGCGGTTCATGGAGAGCGCTTCGTCCTGAGGGCAGAAGGCGAGCTCCAGATGGTCGCGGACTCGAACGGGCTGCGCCGCATCGTCGAGAACCTCGCGTCGAACGCGGTCAAGTACGGCTCACCGGACACTCCGATCGAAGTGGTGCTCGGCCGGAGCGATGACGAAGTGACGCTTCGCGTGAAGAATCGAGGCAACCCGATTCCCGAGAGCGAGCTGCGGACCATCTTCGAGCCGTTTCACCGCACGAGGTCCGCTAAGGACAGCTCCCAGAAAGGATGGGGGCTTGGGCTGCCCCTGGTCAGGGGCCTGGCTGAAGCGCACGGTGGAACGGTGACAGTGACGAGCTCATTCCAGGATGGAACTTGCTTCACCGTCACACTCCCGTCCGCTCCGCCGCAGGGGGCTGTGCACTGA
- a CDS encoding SMP-30/gluconolactonase/LRE family protein: MRGASQVRCVLRAQALNGESPVWDERSGRLFWVCLREPALHAFDPKTGQDTAWKMPAWIGTLGLTPTGAVVALRTGLFEFTEKDGALRFLAPAPFDSRRFTFNDGGLDPRGRLWAGPMYEPLEPGDASSAPRALPFWCYGGEGTWLPGTAPVQTANSLAWSPDGRTMYHSDTPQKTLWASDYDVETGTASNHRVFARTHEGVGPDGASVDRDGFLWCALYGAGKVVRFDPQGRVEREVRMPVQYPTMPAFGGEGLGTIFVTSANHSLSLEERRQRPEEGNLFAFEAPVPGLPGPTFRMPEKG, translated from the coding sequence ATGCGTGGAGCGAGTCAGGTGCGGTGTGTGCTTCGGGCCCAGGCACTCAATGGGGAGAGCCCCGTCTGGGACGAGCGCTCGGGCCGCCTGTTCTGGGTCTGCCTGCGAGAGCCCGCGCTGCACGCCTTCGATCCGAAGACGGGCCAGGACACCGCCTGGAAGATGCCCGCGTGGATTGGCACCCTGGGCCTGACGCCCACCGGCGCCGTGGTGGCCCTGCGCACCGGCCTGTTCGAATTCACCGAGAAGGATGGCGCACTGCGCTTCCTCGCGCCCGCGCCGTTCGACTCGCGCCGCTTCACCTTCAACGATGGCGGGCTGGATCCGCGGGGCCGCCTGTGGGCCGGGCCCATGTACGAGCCGCTCGAGCCGGGCGACGCGAGCAGCGCCCCGCGCGCCCTGCCCTTCTGGTGCTACGGCGGCGAGGGGACGTGGCTGCCGGGCACCGCCCCCGTGCAGACGGCGAACTCGCTGGCGTGGAGCCCGGATGGGCGCACGATGTACCACAGCGACACGCCCCAGAAGACCCTCTGGGCCTCCGACTACGACGTGGAGACGGGCACGGCGTCGAACCACCGGGTATTCGCTCGCACCCACGAGGGCGTGGGGCCGGACGGCGCCTCGGTGGACCGGGACGGCTTTCTGTGGTGCGCCCTCTACGGCGCCGGCAAGGTGGTGCGCTTCGATCCTCAGGGCCGCGTGGAGCGCGAGGTGCGCATGCCCGTGCAGTATCCCACCATGCCCGCCTTTGGCGGCGAGGGGCTCGGGACGATCTTCGTCACCTCGGCCAATCACTCGCTGAGCCTGGAGGAACGGCGCCAGCGGCCCGAGGAGGGCAACCTGTTCGCCTTCGAGGCCCCCGTGCCCGGCCTCCCGGGCCCCACCTTCCGCATGCCCGAAAAGGGATGA
- a CDS encoding helicase-related protein gives MNSSPSNRSSVVIAELGPTNTGKTYRAIERMLEHDTGIIGLPLRLLAREVYDRVTARVGEGRVALMTGEEKRLPPRPDYWICTVEAMPVDRPVDFLAVDEIQLAAHRERGHVFTDRLLHARGRRETWFLGADTMRPMVQSLIPQASVKRATRLSQLRYAGSRSLKSLPPRSAVVAFSADRVYELAETLRRLRGGVAVVLGALSPRTRNAQVAMYQSGEVQYLVATDAIGMGLNLDLNHVAFAAFSKYDGAEQRELFPDELAQIAGRAGRHLNDGSFGTLNTLPELSPRVVSAIETHRFPAVRSLIWRNASLDFSSPEALLDSLSRAPRHSAFIRVERADDFDALKELSHVPAIRDVATSQPMVELLWQVCQIPDFRKGLFGQHVSLLRETFLQLCEGDGRLDPVWLGRQVSPLDDVSGDIHTLMDRLAAIRIWTYISHRSGWLHEAEQWQERTRRIEDALGDALHERLVERFVQRAARRSSRRFVRPAAPPSGGSDSPFAKLGLLLGEVPGAEGGGLTEEQFVQRVVDATHDAFQVDASGIISFEGQPLARLVRGKDLRSPQVALGEPEVWTGGARRQLERRLVALARDLVTEAMGGFPAEALTGTGRSAAMRGLAYRLAEGLGVISLEEAREQWRLMALEERERLRALGAREGQRFFYVDGALAPHALDRRCMLTALFHQTPVPKGVPREPGLAAAELGGWDARVLGYEVLGTVALRIDILERLSESLRHPQGTRQAQALLQELRLEGGVRARVLRELGGSPGGASAKRRRRRGRKPQATAPDKRGAPGQSAPPSGSGGGERGV, from the coding sequence ATGAACTCCAGCCCTTCCAACCGCTCGTCCGTGGTCATCGCGGAGCTGGGGCCGACGAACACCGGGAAGACCTACCGGGCCATCGAGCGCATGCTCGAGCACGACACGGGCATCATCGGACTGCCGCTGCGCCTGCTTGCCCGGGAGGTCTACGACCGGGTGACCGCCCGGGTGGGCGAGGGGCGGGTGGCGCTGATGACGGGGGAGGAGAAGCGGCTGCCCCCCCGGCCCGACTATTGGATCTGCACCGTCGAGGCGATGCCGGTGGACCGCCCCGTCGACTTTCTCGCGGTGGATGAGATTCAGCTCGCCGCCCACCGCGAGCGCGGGCACGTCTTCACGGACCGGCTGCTGCATGCGCGGGGGCGCCGGGAGACGTGGTTCCTGGGCGCGGACACGATGCGGCCGATGGTCCAGTCGCTCATTCCCCAGGCGTCGGTGAAGCGCGCCACCCGCCTGTCCCAGCTTCGCTACGCCGGCAGCCGCTCCCTGAAGAGCCTCCCCCCGCGCTCGGCCGTGGTCGCGTTCTCCGCGGACCGCGTGTACGAGCTGGCCGAGACGCTGCGCCGCCTCCGGGGCGGGGTGGCCGTGGTGCTGGGCGCGCTCTCCCCGAGGACGCGCAATGCCCAGGTGGCGATGTACCAGTCCGGGGAGGTGCAGTACCTGGTAGCCACCGATGCCATCGGCATGGGGCTGAACCTCGACCTCAACCATGTGGCCTTCGCGGCGTTCTCCAAGTACGACGGCGCCGAGCAGCGGGAGCTGTTCCCGGACGAGCTGGCCCAGATCGCGGGCCGCGCGGGGCGTCACCTGAATGACGGCAGCTTCGGGACGCTGAACACGCTGCCCGAGCTGTCCCCACGGGTCGTCTCGGCCATCGAGACCCACCGGTTTCCGGCGGTGCGAAGCCTCATCTGGCGCAACGCCTCGCTCGACTTCTCGAGCCCGGAGGCCCTGCTGGATTCGCTGTCGCGGGCACCGCGCCACAGTGCCTTCATCCGGGTGGAGCGCGCGGACGACTTCGATGCGCTCAAGGAGCTCTCGCACGTTCCCGCCATCCGGGACGTGGCCACCAGCCAGCCCATGGTCGAGTTGCTGTGGCAGGTCTGCCAGATTCCGGATTTCCGCAAGGGGCTCTTCGGGCAGCATGTCTCGCTGCTGCGGGAGACCTTCCTCCAGCTCTGCGAAGGCGACGGGCGGCTGGACCCGGTCTGGCTGGGCAGGCAGGTGTCGCCGCTCGATGATGTCTCCGGGGACATCCACACCCTGATGGACCGGCTGGCGGCCATCCGCATCTGGACGTACATCAGTCACCGGTCCGGCTGGCTGCACGAGGCGGAGCAGTGGCAGGAGCGCACCCGGCGCATCGAGGACGCCCTGGGCGATGCCCTGCATGAGCGGCTCGTGGAGCGCTTCGTGCAGCGGGCCGCCCGGAGAAGCTCCCGCCGGTTCGTGAGGCCCGCCGCTCCACCCTCCGGGGGGTCGGACAGCCCCTTCGCCAAGCTGGGGTTGCTGCTGGGAGAAGTCCCGGGCGCGGAGGGCGGGGGGCTGACCGAGGAACAATTCGTCCAGCGGGTGGTCGACGCGACGCATGACGCCTTCCAGGTGGATGCCTCCGGAATCATCTCCTTCGAAGGGCAGCCGCTGGCCCGGCTGGTGCGTGGGAAGGACCTGCGCTCCCCGCAGGTCGCGCTGGGGGAGCCAGAGGTCTGGACCGGAGGCGCCCGGCGGCAGCTGGAGCGCCGGCTGGTGGCGCTCGCGAGGGACCTGGTGACCGAGGCCATGGGAGGCTTTCCCGCCGAGGCGCTCACCGGGACGGGCCGCTCCGCGGCGATGCGAGGCCTTGCCTACCGCCTGGCGGAGGGGCTGGGGGTGATTTCCCTGGAGGAGGCGCGCGAGCAGTGGCGGCTCATGGCGCTGGAGGAGCGGGAGCGCCTGAGGGCGCTGGGCGCCCGCGAAGGACAGCGCTTCTTCTACGTCGACGGGGCGCTCGCCCCGCATGCGCTGGACCGGCGCTGCATGCTGACGGCGCTGTTTCATCAAACCCCCGTGCCCAAGGGCGTTCCCCGGGAGCCGGGGCTCGCCGCCGCGGAGCTGGGCGGCTGGGATGCGCGGGTCCTCGGCTACGAAGTCTTGGGAACCGTGGCGCTGCGGATCGACATCCTGGAGCGGCTCAGCGAGTCGCTGCGCCACCCCCAGGGGACTCGTCAGGCGCAGGCGCTCCTGCAAGAGCTGCGTCTGGAGGGCGGCGTCCGGGCGCGGGTGCTGCGGGAGCTCGGAGGTTCCCCAGGAGGGGCCTCCGCGAAGCGCCGCCGCCGCCGGGGACGGAAACCGCAGGCCACGGCTCCTGACAAGAGGGGAGCCCCTGGACAATCGGCTCCGCCCAGCGGAAGCGGGGGCGGCGAGCGGGGCGTCTGA
- a CDS encoding ion transporter: MNRPSEQSPESGLRARLHTLIFEADTPSGKAFDVALLWAIVLSVLAVMLESVAEVRARFGYALHLAEWVFTLLFALEYVLRLMAVRKPLDYARSFFGIVDLMALLPSFLSVLLPGAQTLLVVRVLRLLRVFRILKLGHLLGQAEVLLTALRASRPKIIVFLGTVLTIDVIMGAVMYLVEGEENGFDNIPRSMYWAIVTMTTVGFGDITPKTVYGQFIASVLMVMGYGILAVPTGIVSVELAAASRQRPDTQACPGCGAQGHDLDARFCKRCGTALDWARP, encoded by the coding sequence GTGAACCGGCCCTCCGAACAGAGTCCCGAGAGCGGGCTGCGCGCCCGCCTGCACACCCTCATCTTCGAGGCCGACACCCCCTCCGGCAAGGCGTTCGACGTGGCCCTCTTGTGGGCCATCGTGTTGAGCGTGCTGGCGGTGATGCTGGAGAGCGTCGCGGAGGTGCGCGCCCGCTTTGGCTACGCGCTGCACCTAGCCGAGTGGGTGTTCACCCTGCTCTTCGCGTTGGAATACGTGCTGCGGCTCATGGCGGTGCGAAAGCCCCTGGACTACGCGCGCAGCTTCTTCGGCATCGTCGACCTGATGGCGCTCCTGCCCTCCTTCCTGAGCGTGCTGCTGCCCGGCGCCCAGACGCTGCTCGTGGTGCGCGTGCTCCGGCTGCTGCGCGTCTTCCGGATCCTCAAGCTGGGGCACCTGCTGGGACAGGCGGAGGTGCTGCTGACAGCCCTGCGGGCCAGCCGTCCGAAGATCATCGTCTTCCTGGGCACGGTGCTGACCATCGACGTCATCATGGGCGCGGTGATGTACCTGGTGGAGGGCGAGGAGAACGGCTTCGACAACATCCCCCGCTCCATGTACTGGGCCATCGTGACGATGACGACGGTGGGCTTTGGCGACATCACCCCCAAGACGGTCTACGGACAGTTCATCGCGTCGGTGTTGATGGTGATGGGCTACGGCATCCTCGCGGTGCCCACGGGCATCGTGTCCGTGGAGCTGGCGGCCGCCTCGCGCCAGCGCCCCGACACCCAGGCCTGTCCGGGCTGCGGCGCCCAGGGCCATGATCTGGATGCGCGCTTCTGCAAGCGGTGCGGCACGGCCCTGGACTGGGCACGCCCGTGA
- a CDS encoding cytochrome P450 has product MPKFVEEMLRYDSPVQALVRIVTTDVMLAGVKIPKGEVVLALISSANRDERQHPNPDRFEIHRDQPSLSLGHGAHFCIGAQLARTEARCGMEALLSRFSGFQRTPAELTWGQAITVRGPHTLPLRFIPT; this is encoded by the coding sequence GTGCCCAAGTTCGTCGAGGAGATGCTGCGCTACGACTCTCCCGTGCAGGCGCTGGTGCGCATCGTCACCACCGATGTGATGCTCGCCGGGGTGAAGATTCCCAAGGGCGAGGTCGTCCTCGCCCTCATCTCCTCGGCCAACCGGGACGAGCGCCAGCACCCCAACCCCGACCGGTTCGAGATCCACCGCGACCAGCCCAGCCTCTCCCTCGGCCATGGCGCCCACTTCTGCATTGGCGCTCAGCTGGCCCGGACGGAGGCCCGCTGCGGCATGGAGGCCCTGCTCTCCCGCTTCAGCGGCTTCCAGCGAACCCCCGCTGAGCTGACGTGGGGACAGGCCATCACGGTCCGGGGCCCGCACACCCTCCCCCTCCGGTTCATCCCCACCTGA